AGTACTACTTCGTCATGCTCTGCAGCTTCTCACTGATGAAGTACGCAGAGAGTCACGCAGGTCATGGGGTTAGAGCTGAGACATCCTGAGAGCTCTGTGTATCCAGGATTTCCTGAGGCTGTCACTGGTCCTGTGTCGATTGTTTTCTGGTTAACGTGCAGTTCATAAAGTGTTTGTGCTGCTGACTAGAATACAAATGTGGAAACACTTTTACTAAAAGATAGCACGCAAGTTTCATCAATCATGAGACGACATAGTAACATGgacaaaatataaactttgTACTACCACATTAGAAATAATGTATGTCACCTCGGAGAAACAAAATCCAGAAGGTATCGCGGGGGTAAGGGTCACAAGAAGATCTCAAGGTATGACTTAGATTCCTCTGTGATTATGTGCCAAATAGCAATAATATGAAACAATgagttgtgtgttagtgtgtgagtgagagctgCACCACTGAAAGCTGGTTTATATTCATTCAGCTGCCTGAGTTTGGGCAATAAAACAGTCTCGGATCTCGTGTTTACATTTTGTTCCTCCTGTGCTCTGACAGATCTCCATTTGGCAGCAGAGCTGGGGAAAACCCTCCTCGACCAGAACCATGAGCTGGAGCAGGCCCTCCAGCAGATGTACTCCACCAaccaggagcagctgcaggagataGAGGTGAAACATGTTTGGGAGGAAGTAATCACTATTTTCCCAGGGAACTGGCCCGTTAAGGGAACTGCTATGTACAATatgctgcagcttgattgggcCTTGCTGGAGGTATGCGGTGGGCTGAGTGCCATTCTGGTTAAGCTTTTGGTTTTTCTCTCATTTGTTGGAGTGCAACCAGTCACCGGGCTAAATAGGTCAAAATACAGAACATTACAGTTTGATGTGCACTGTTCTGAACACTTTGACCTGAAGAAGTATGTCCAATCTTCCAAGCAGTAGAGCTCAGTTCTTGGTTTGCATGTGGGTTGTCGGTCAGAGCTCATGAATAAACCCCAACTCGCCTTTATATGTCAGGGCCCATGTGTTTAATTACGGCAGGGGCTTCCAGTGCTGATCTATTTGAGTTCGAGTGCGTCGCATTCAGCGGGTCAACGATGATAAGAGCCTTAATTTGTTTTCGGCGGTGAGCGGGCCGGTGGCTTCAGGATTTGTTGAGGTTGATATGGTAATCCCCATACGTCCCTCTGACCTTCATTCTCACGCTGTGTCCGCTGCTGGTCTTACTCACGCTGCTAATGACCGTCTCAAAGCCGTGCTCACACCTGATCACGGGAATGCGACACAGCGCTGAGCTTCTGTCGGAGCACATTTACAAATGCACCAGAGCAGTGGTTGCATTGATCTCCTCCAGAGAAAAGCAATTTAGTTGATGTCCTGAACTCGGCATGCACTTTATTCACATTATCAGTGGCATTTAACCCTAAGACTTTTACTTTAAATGCCTCAGTCTGCGATTTAGAgcttaaaattacattttttgtgggtagtttaaagattttaaataaCCTTATATGTGATAAGCAAGTGActgatgttaaaatgttttaggaTTCGACTCGTTATTACGTTATTACGTATTTCTATCATCGTAGAATAAGTTTTCAATTAATCATTTAACTATATAAACCAATATTCAATTCTTGAAAATATGCTTAATTTTTCAGGGGCCAATTCAATCCCCACATTGAAGAAGCTGGAACCAGAATCTTTAAATttggaaatgaataaaaaccatTTAGATGCACACAAGTCATTTAGAGAAGATATCAACACAACAACCCTGCAGACTTCAATCGAGCTAAATCTTTGACGCTTCCTTCTCTTGTGCACCAGTACCTGACCAAGCAGGTGGATCTGCTGCGTCAGGTGAACGACCAGCATGCCAAAGTGTATGAGCAGCTGGACGTGGCCGCCAGGGATCTGGAGCAAGGCAACCGGAGACTAGTGCAGGACAGCCGCCTGGCCCAGCAGAAGATCCACAGGTCAGCTGATCAGGAAATCCAAGGATTTAGTCTTGAAGTCTCAACATCTATGCAGAGCTTCGGTGTGGCAtcctgttttctctcctttccACTGCAGTCTAACAGAGACCATTGACGGGCTTCAGAGCCTCATGGAGGACCTGCAGACCCAGGTGGACGGGCTCAAGGCCgcccaggaggagaggaacaagAGAGAGGTGTCGGAGCAGCGACGCAACCTCGGAGCTCAGAGTGTCTCCTGTCTCAAAGAGCTGTATGACTTACAACATGaaaggttttgtttgtttctttatcatGCTGATTGTGATAGAATACAatgcattaatataaaaagtctaACTAAGGGATTTTGAAATGTAGCATAAATTATTCCATCATAAATTTATATCTTATAACATCctacttaaaatatttttaatgtgaaatataatTTGTCCCTGATCAGGCACCTATCACCTGACAGTCTGCGTGTGGGTGGACTCTGGGTACCGCAGGACTCTTTCTACGACCGAGACAGACGCCAGAAcgcggaggaggagagagcgtcCCTGCAGCGCTCCGTCCAGACCCTTCGGGCCCAGATAGCTGCAGAGCGGAGCCGCAgggaggctgcagagcaggagagCGAGTTGACCGCCAGTGAGAACGTAGATCTGGAGCAGCGGCTGTCTCTGCTGTCGGGCTGCTGGACCCggcagaaggagctggaggccgAAGTGGAACAGCTGCGGCTTCTGTGGCGGGCTGACTGTGCCAAAAGGTCAGGACTGAATTGATACTGGACTGTATTCAAATTGAATCACCATGGCTCTGTTTTTATGACCTTCAGTCGATTTTACAACTTTTATCTGCCCCTATCAAGTGTATAACCTCTCCCATTCCTGAAAGTATGCCTCTGTGTCCCCACCCATTTCCTCCAGTGTCAGAAGGCCAGACCAGCTTCTGTTGCCTGATACAGTATTCTTTGCCTCAGAGGAAAAGCCCAGCCCAGTGCAGAGTGACGCCGAGGAGAAGGTAGGAAAGGACGAGGAGCAGAGACGATACAGGCGACAGAGGTGTAACAGCGACACCGGTTTGAGAGCCTTGAATCCAGACGAGATTCGACGCGGCCACGATCAGCTGTGTATACGTCGAGCAGAGGCGGTGAAACAGAGGGGCATCTCTCTGCTCAATGAGGTGGATGCACAGTACAGCGCCCTGCAGGTATTCATAGCACATATAATGCAATTTAAGTATGTGCACTATCAAGAAGAAAATAGTTATTTGATATCTACTAAAGGGCCATTTTAATCTGAAACTTTTTTCCTTAGAATACTGTTAAGATTtcaaataaactttgatttctAGGTGAAGTATGATGAACTGCTGAAACGATGCCACCAGGCGACAGACGGACTCAGCAGTAAAGCCGTCCAGACGTCCCTGAGTCCCTTCGGGAGCATCCGGACGCGGCGCCGCCTGTCGAGCTCAGCGGCTCTGTCTGGTCTGAGCGTGGGCGTGGAGGATGGCCAGCAGCCGGAGTACAAGGCTCTCTTCAAGGAGATCTTCAGCTGCATCCACAAGACCAGAGAGGACCTCAGCGAGAACAGACGCGCAGACAGGGACGTTGTTTCCCATGATTCTACCTAGTGATTGCATTAATCATCATCCAGGGACACGGGGATGGAGgtggtttgtctctgtttgAAACTTTGAGCTGGCTTTATAATGATGTTATCCAGGGGCTGCGATGCAATAAGCACAGTGCGTCTCAGACACGCTACAATCCTCTTATCTCCTGTCATGTCGCCGCACTTATATTTATGTTAGTCAGCACTGTTCCTTTTATTCCGTCCTTACAGAAATGAAGTGTTAAAAAAATTGTTGCTGTGTGATTTGATGCAATAATGCATTCCAAAGATCAACAACAAAACTAGATAGTAAATATATGATTGTATATGGAAATATTTATAGTTAGATTAACTCGTACTAACTGATCCTTGGCTAATTCAATGAGTATCATATCCACCTACTGCAGTATTCAGTGTTAATAGAATGCCAACCCTGTGACCACGTGATCATTTGGTCTgtgggagagaaacacacattgaATATTGTTTGCGTTGAGAAGTAGTTGTTATATAAGACTTGTGTAAACTGAAACGTTGGAATGTTTGTAATAGGATGAAAAACTGTGTAACAGCTAAAGACTCGGGAGTTTATGATAATTAGCTTAACAGCTAGTGCAAGTTGGTTTTTGTAAGTTGAGCGGTTGAAGGTCATTAGAAAGTCACAAGAGAAATATCAGTGGAATACAGTTTTGTATACCAGTAGAACACATAACCAGCCATGCACTTGTTATGACTGAATCCcactttctgttttatttatttttatatatgatgTATAGAGGAGatgaaatgttatttattttctttaccgCTAATATTCAGAGCAGATTGTTGAGTGTGAGTGGAAGTGAAATTTAATGTAATCTGAAgtgcaaaagaaaaatgtttgtaATCATTCTTGCGGCGTGAAAATGCAGAAAGACATTTATAGCTGATTTTTCTTATAACCTATTCTGTTTAAATCAAAAAGGTTTGCATAGATATCATGGGAACATTCTCTCATGTtggaaaaatctttttttcccccagagCCCAGCTGTTGTTGACTGAATTTAAAGTGACACATATTATACTGCTGAGACCCATAGTGACAAAACAGTATTTTTCATATATCACTCGCACTTTCCCTGTGATgtgatgatgctgatgttttTTCTCTGAAGCTGTGAACTATATCTGTATACTGCTGCAGAATGCAACACTGTATACCAAGAGGTGTCCTCAATGAAGACTAACACGATTTTGCTTGCAACTATCTAGTAAAAGCACTGATGCAGGAGCCTGTTgtatctcctccagtctcttaCCACACCACATAGATAATATCACTGATATGTTTCAACCTGTTCTGCCATAGTCATACCATTTTATCAGGTAGAATGAAAAACGAGTATCTGCATGTGGCAGGGTGaggtagaaaaaacaaatacacaactgtACTGAAAGTATTTTTCTCTCGTACTCTGTCCCCTTGTGGTCCAACAAACCATTAATGGGGCTTTGTCTCTTGTAATTCGGGTTTACACAACTGAGATTTCACCACGCTGCTCTCAACCAGACTCCAAATCCATTAAACCTGCAGACAAGGGGATTGCATACCCTGCTCACCtaaaaggggcaggccataaacatgtacacacacacacacaaacacacagtcttaCATAAGCAGATGTAGAGGTCTGAGACCAAGCGTCGTGtacaaatgtaataataaagTCGTCATGACAAGAAGAAATCGTATTATGATTGTGAAATGAAGATATTGCTATGGTTGCTCTGCAttgaaaaaaactcaaaagaaaacacaatggcaAACAAGTATTATCAGCATATGATTGAACTGAGAAGaggttttataataattatcatcAGTGCCAACACAGATCCattaattttaattttctgcacatttaagaagaatttgagcatgtcaaAACCCCACAACAAgccaattaatcaattaatgaaTTGCCTGAACAacaataatccttacaatttcagcctcactgtctgtcagttcCTGCAGTGCTCCGTCCCTAATAGGAAAACAACAGCCCCCAGGCACTTAAGCCATAAAATAAGGTCAACTTACGTAATTTagcatttaatgttttatatccCACAAGAAACGGAACAGACCAGCCATATCAAACTGTTAGGTATAAATTTAGAACACACCCTCGTTCGTTTCTCAGCGGTAgcgtggccgagtggtctaaggcgctggatttaggctccagtcatTTCGAtggcgtgggttcgaatcccaccgCTGCCAggttttttggtttatttttattgtagatcagtctcatttatatTATGTAGAATCAGCGGATCGTCGTTTCTACGCAGTTACGTGAAAACAGCAAGTATCTATTACACATCACCGCTGAATCATTAGCGGAGCAAATGCGCCCCCTTTTGGCAGAATATGCACAAAAACTCATACTCTAACTTTATCACAGACACATCCTCAAACATCTTTAAATCACAGACACATCCTCAAACATCTTTAAATCACAGACAtcctgtgatttaaaaaatccCAGACTGACTTGCTCAGCTCTTATGTCAAATATTTGGATTTTCATCCAAATACCAAAGTCATTTTATATATCCGCAGAACTTCAGTCGTAGAACTCGTTGCTGATTATAAATGCAAAATGCTCATCGTCATTCATTGTCAATGCTtttatttctaaaaatgttacaaaattaacagataaagaaagagagagagagagagagagagagagagagagagagacgtcagctttgcaagacataaagattccttcgatctatgaccactgactctgtcactgcaggagtggagttgtttgtttacggcttagcatcaaaggattcatggtccatgtatgtccgagatacagaacactgtgttttattggcgtgtaatcaaactttgacgccacgccacagtcacaccgtgtgacgaagATCGATCTTCGAGTAAATGTGAACACGTTCAGGGCGTCTCAGGGGGCACCTTTGAGCCAATTTtccacgcccattgaaaattcttccagaatacgtaaatgttcacgtacattttcaccactttcaaattttctgcaaattttggtaagaatttgacatgttaaagccctcaaaaagccaatttatTTGCCTggaaaaaaatttaataataatagggcctcactgtctgtcagtgcctgtcagagctcaggccctaataataaatCAAACTCTAAAGATGCATAAATCTCAACAGATCCTTATCATAGAATCATTACGTATATTATGTAAATACACTCAATAAACAATGTAAAGTTTGTAATACAAATTCTCTCTTTTTAATGAAATCAGAGTTACCTAAACCGAAGACAACACAACTCAGGATCAACACTTTGCAGCAGTCTGAAGGattcatcattttttttaatcagacactcacacataccGACATGAAAAAGGTGGAAGAGATAGTTTACTGActtaattcaaataaaattacATAAGTGGACATTCTGAAAATTATTCTAGGGCATATTTTACTGCATCTATGGTCAGAATACACATAATGTCCAGTGCAGCATTACCAGTTCAGCTCTGATTGAGTAAGCAGGACCACGCCAGCAGCATCAGAGtgaagcccagcagcagcagcagcacaagggGCCGGGGCAGCTGCGAGCTccaggagaggtggaggagaggtgaggtggAGCGCGGCTGCTGGGACTTCAGGTACAGCTCCACGGAGTCCTCCAGGCTGTACGGCTTCGGACAGTAACCCAGCTCCCGGTGGGCTTTGTCGATCTTGAAGGTGTGGCTCACAGCAATGGTCCTCACCTACAGTGGTAGATGAGGTGTTTATCATATGTTGTATCTCAGCCGCAGAGAAGTTTGAGCCTCCAAAAAACGACCAAGCCGAAGTTCACTCTGTCCGGGACATTGATCTTCCAGTAAAAACTtcacatttagaaaaacaaactgtggaGTCTTGCCCCTgcata
Above is a genomic segment from Pleuronectes platessa chromosome 16, fPlePla1.1, whole genome shotgun sequence containing:
- the cdr2a gene encoding cerebellar degeneration-related protein 2, with translation MLTDTMMEEEFEGNGESWHHPQDLEHDLHLAAELGKTLLDQNHELEQALQQMYSTNQEQLQEIEYLTKQVDLLRQVNDQHAKVYEQLDVAARDLEQGNRRLVQDSRLAQQKIHSLTETIDGLQSLMEDLQTQVDGLKAAQEERNKREVSEQRRNLGAQSVSCLKELYDLQHERHLSPDSLRVGGLWVPQDSFYDRDRRQNAEEERASLQRSVQTLRAQIAAERSRREAAEQESELTASENVDLEQRLSLLSGCWTRQKELEAEVEQLRLLWRADCAKSVRRPDQLLLPDTVFFASEEKPSPVQSDAEEKVGKDEEQRRYRRQRCNSDTGLRALNPDEIRRGHDQLCIRRAEAVKQRGISLLNEVDAQYSALQVKYDELLKRCHQATDGLSSKAVQTSLSPFGSIRTRRRLSSSAALSGLSVGVEDGQQPEYKALFKEIFSCIHKTREDLSENRRADRDVVSHDST